The following is a genomic window from Neodiprion lecontei isolate iyNeoLeco1 chromosome 4, iyNeoLeco1.1, whole genome shotgun sequence.
TACAAAACTTGCATATGTTAGTAACTGTGTAATTTACCGATAAATAGAACCCCCGGTAGGCAATAGAGCGTTATTTTCCCTGCGCCAAGAAATTCTTGGATAAGGATGCCCCGAAGCATAGCACTGCAGCTGTACACTCTGTCCTTCGCTTGTGACCAGAGATCGCGTTGAATTATCACTAATAACCGGCTGCCTACGAACTTGCAGATCGACTTCTGCAGAGATCTTGTTACTGAGTGAGATGATTACTTGACATTGGTACGTGGCTGCGTCAGTTTCTTGTATATCCTTAATCTGCAGAGAACCAAGAAAACTAGTTAGCATCTCGATGTACAATTTCTTTCCAATCAACATAAAGAATCCAGAAATTCAACCATACCTGCAACGTATATGTTGAAGATGCAGTATCATATCGCAAGGAGAACCGACTGTCACGGATGATCAGCGTTGTCCCAGTAGAAATGGGCAACTGATCTTTGGTTGCTTTCACCCAAAGAACTGGAAAGTCTTGAGCATATTGCACCGAACATTGCAGATCTACTGTACCTCCGATGTCTCTTATTTGTTCCTGAGATATGTAACTGATGGTCGGCGTACGCTGGGCTGCCACTGGAAGAGTAATCAACCTTTACTCCTGAACTTACTCCGAATTAGCAAGGTGGACAGACTTTACCGAATTTAACTATTGGTCTGAAGGAAAGTTGAAAAGGGaattaaatatcaaaaatattactaTGTTGTTTAATGAGCTCAAAAATCAGATCAAGgttaaatcaatattttccaaagaTAGGTTGCATCAATTTATTCACATGCACGTTGCGTGAACTATTTATAGTAATGAAAACACCAATGTAATTGTTGTCCGAGATGAAGATTATGCGAATGTGCGAATCATGAATCACCATTCAACCGTTTTTACCCCTCCCTTCGAATAATTGTTACGTTACGTTAGACGGCAAGAAATTCATCAATAAATATCACGCAAGAAGATCacaaaaaatggagaaaacagaagaaaaacatACATTCGTTTCAACACGCCACTTTTGCCAAATACGACTCTGATTAGAACAGGTGCAGggaaagaaacatttttcgtCATTCAATCATTCATCAAGTCGGTGATAATTGTTGAATTCAAGAATTGAATACTACTGCATTTTAGCTGATTCCGCTCGACTTTGGCTCCGTTGCGCTTTGATGCACGAACGAAATGTGCGACTTGGCGATAATCTTGATCCGCTCGTAAGTTTTATTGAGTAGTactggaatagaaaaatcagcCGACTCACCCAGCTGTAGCAATGCGAATAACAGGTACACGCCAAAGGTTTCCATCGTAGCGACACACCCAGTAATTCGGATCTTAAAACGACGCCCGAAAATACTTGATCACACGCTACGTGCCTCGAATTTTGCTTACTTGGGCCCGTTCTATCTTTTCACAAAACTTTTACACACTGGCCAGCTTTAATACAGATCATTTGGTGAGATTCGACGTATATTCGATTGTcaatgtaataataacaaaccGTTCGAACGGGCTAAGAACGGGCGGTTGAATATTAAATCAACTTGTCAAACAATGCCCCCCCACACGCAACTGAGCAGGTGATTGTAGCGACTCTtttccaatatggcggacgtcctagcggccactACTTGAATCAAGTTTCGCATTTCTCGTTATAATACCACAAATATTCGGACGCATTTCTAAACGAATATTCGTAACTGATATCATTGGAAATTATTAAACAAGTTTCGACGGCTCATTCACTCTGCACACGAATCGGCGGAAGTACTCATTCGACTACGAAGTAAAACCACCCCTAATTCGAACGAACGCGGGGTCAACCGTCAACGACTGGAAAGTTGTCGTTCTAGCAGAATGCGATTTGTTTTAGAAATACCCAATTCATTGTTATCAATCGATATtgacaaaggaaaaaaagaattcaatttGTTTAAGAGTTGAGGTAAGCTGTATTTTAAACCTTTAGAAATTCAAGATTCGTGATTCATATTCTCACAATACAGATTATGGGATATTGAAAGGGATTCGAAACTGTCGGACAGTTTTCTTATCTTCCCGCTATCTCCACTTTAAATAAATCAGAATATTCCGGATTCGTTACTACtggaatataaaaagaaatctgaaatatgGAAATATTGAATTCGAGTAAGATGTATATTGTACCTACAGAACTGATAAATAATGTGCGAACTATAACTACACTGATTCAACTGAATTATTAATTCTCAGTGACCTGCTGAATATTTTGATTAAAGAAATACGGATTCGTGTAAAATCTCGCAGCTTGTATGATAGGTAGTACAAATTAAATTGCATACTCAAATATCTTTTGAATACCGTGATGCCATTCTCATCATCCTCAGCACTAGAAGATCATGCAATCGTATACGGATCGATGAATCATCCGCACAgcgaatgaattgaaataattaataatcaagaTTTGAAAGGTGCTTGGTTTTTGATCCCGAGTATATTTATAGCACCAGCTGATAATACAATTCTCGGTGATGAAATTGgcatgaattatttcaacgaaCTCCTTAGAATAGCTCACTGCACCATGACATCCAGGGTATTGGAGAGGGCGGCTAATTCTAGATTCGAACGTTAAATTATTAACCATTCAAGGATTTTGCCCTCCGTTTCTCGGACGTCATGTGGTGACGTATACCTCACACATCTCTAGCACAGCATACATGTAACGAACGACGtacgtaaaaaaatgaaaagggtGGCCCACTGCTGTCGATATGCGCACAAGGTGAGCACTGGATGACG
Proteins encoded in this region:
- the LOC107223282 gene encoding lachesin isoform X2, which encodes METFGVYLLFALLQLVAAQRTPTISYISQEQIRDIGGTVDLQCSVQYAQDFPVLWVKATKDQLPISTGTTLIIRDSRFSLRYDTASSTYTLQIKDIQETDAATYQCQVIISLSNKISAEVDLQVRRQPVISDNSTRSLVTSEGQSVQLQCYASGHPYPRISWRRENNALLPTGGSIYRGNTLKISAIRKEDRGTYYCVAENGVGKGARRNIAVEVEFAPVITAPRPRLGQALQYDMDLECHVEAYPPPAITWMKDEVTLSNNQHYSISHFATADEFTDTTIRVITIEKRQYGQYVCKAANKLGTSETQVELFEISIPNINYPGLRWAAAPRCILSKWLMAFMSLVICTSLWSFD